In Sander vitreus isolate 19-12246 chromosome 7, sanVit1, whole genome shotgun sequence, a genomic segment contains:
- the myt1b gene encoding myelin transcription factor 1 isoform X5, which translates to MMSVEGDDKRTRTRSKGIRVPIELVGQELSCPTPGCNGSGHISGRYSRHRSILGCPIARKRRLEEAEAEQEHEQDAEHPASKRRSHPLKLALDEGFSVGSDSGSEAEGEKDGEKAGETREKEEEEEEKEEEREAAAEVERQEMTEDLTQDGQTSGQEEETQMEEEEERGEEATYQKEENTFAADEEECVIIEPELGAAPPPTKKCQSHSQCTEEVANSLLHLGRVSGNSAPTVAVHQPVAVKTEEDVAVAAERGEEVKDHQEGDMNEGQEEEEVARRVQVLEESFVLQKEAAEVEEEELEEENEEVENEKECPERINHVSQENHQYLPEDVRHEQNKEEEEEEEEEEEMAAPAQQRRGTPAEEEEDEERDEEDHREVNHILPISDAPTAIRTITSTAAAQGTHITAGDHRASPLEDYNSHRASPLENYNTNRASPLNKYDSHKPSPLQNYKASPPLSYSSHRASPLEEYITSLRGENYKIHKAASSASPDIIEVRSDRSEERDFDDVDGDDEHDDEDSLSQRSTVTDESEMFDITRGNLGLLEQAIALKAEQVKPAGPRELLRAPDIHHQRYFTMDDRPKHLDVIRKSYFSKESSRPEKREIKCPTPGCDGTGHVTGLYPHHRSLSGCPHKDRIPPEILAMHENVLKCPTPGCTGQGHVNSNRNTHRSLSGCPIAAAEKLSKGHDKQLLSQPGAEHLKGSPNDRVLRPMCFVKQLEVPQYGSYRPNMAPATPRANLAKELEKYSKVSFDYAAFDAQVFGKRMLAPKMPTSETSPTAFKTKPSFPKSPSPSLSLHGYGKSSSLAYDYSHDAEAAHMAATAILNLSTRCWEKPENLSTKPPNKEINIEVDENGTLDLSMKKPIKREGSLSGTSPGVRSPDPSSSSSSLHHGGSSGMTSPNLNAYKQEEWEGPLDYTKPNRQREEEMDEMEHTGQSFVSSDAEDCDMMQDCLEDRKYPGEVTTPSFKVKFQPKDSKKELLSCPTPGCDGSGHITGNYASHRRCPTLGCDGSGHITGNYSSHRSLSGCPRAKKSGIKTPTKDNQEDSELLKCPVPGCDSLGHISGKYATHRSAYGCPLAARRQKEGHLNGTPFNWKAFKTEGPTCPTPGCDGSGHANGSFLTHRSLSGCPRALFPKKKAKYPSEDYLSNKFRASDVLDNDEDIKQLNKEINDLNESNNEMEADMVNLQTQISSMEMNLKSIEHENKMIEEQNEALFMELSGLSRALIRSLANVRLPHMQGPITEQNFDSYVSTLTDMYTNKDCFQSPENKALLESINKAVKGIKV; encoded by the exons CATTCTGGGTTGCCCCATAGCCAGAAAGCGCCGTCTAGAGGAAGCAGAGGCCGAGCAGGAGCACGAGCAGGACGCAGAGCATCCTGCCTCCAAGAGGAGGTCCCACCCCCTGAAACTGGCCCTGGACGAGGGCTTCAGCGTGGGAAGCGACAGCGGCAGTGAGGCCGAGGGCGAGAAGGATGGAGAGAAAGCAGGAGAGACcagggagaaggaggaagaggaggaggagaaggaggaagagagggaggccGCTGCAGAGGTGGAGAGACAGGAGATGACAGAAGACCTGACGCAGGATGGACAAACAAgtggacaggaggaggagacacagatggaggaggaagaggagaggggagaagaAGCGACATATCAGAAGGAGGAGAACACATTCGCAGCTGATGAAG AGGAGTGTGTGATCATCGAGCCTGAGCTCGGAGCAGCGCCGCCCCCAACCAAGAAGTGTCAGTCTCACTCCCAGTGCACCGAAGAGGTGGCCAACTCTCTCCTCCACCTCGGCCGAGTCTCCGGCAACAGTGCACCAACTGTGGCCGTTCATCAGCCTGTTGCTGTGAAGACGGAGGAGGATGTCGCCGTGGCAGCGGAACGGGGTGAAGAAGTAAAGGACCATCAggagggggacatgaatgaggggcaagaggaggaggaggtggcacGCAGAGTTCAAGTACTGGAAGAGTCATTTGTTCTGCAGAAGGAGGCAGCTgaagtggaggaagaggagttgGAGGAGGAGAACGAGGAGGTAGAAAATGAGAAAGAGTGCCCAGAAAGGATCAACCATGTGAGCCAGGAGAACCACCAATATCTGCCCGAAGATGTCCGCCATGAACAGAacaaggaagaagaggaggaggaggaggaggaagaagagatggCAGCGCCAGCACAGCAAAGGCGGGGCACTCcagcagaagaagaggaggatgaagagagagatgaagaggaccACCGGGAGGTGAACCACATTCTGCCCATTTCTGACGCGCCAACTGCCATCCGCACCATCACCAGCACCGCCGCAGCTCAGGGAACACACATCACGGCTGGAGACCACAGGGCCAGTCCTCTGGAGGACTACAACTCACACAGGGCGAGTCCCCTtgagaactacaacaccaacaGAGCCAGTCCGCTCAACAAATATGACTCTCATAAACCTAGCCCGCTTCAAAACTACAAGGCCAGCCCTCCTTTAAGCTACAGCTCTCACAGGGCCAGTCCACTAGAGGAATACATAACCAGCCTTCGAGGCGAGAACTATAAAATCCACAAAGCCGCGTCCTCCGCCTCTCCTGACATTATTGAGGTGCGATCAGACAGGTCCGAGGAGAGAGACTTTGACGACGTGGACGGGGACGACGAGCACGATGACGAAGACAGCCTGTCACAGCGCTCCACGGTGACGGACGAGTCAGAGATGTTTGACATTACCCGAGGGAACCTGGGCCTGCTGGAGCAAGCCATCGCCCTGAAGGCAGAGCAGGTGAAGCCAGCCGGGCCCAGAGAGCTGCTCCGCGCCCCAGATATCCACCACCAGCGATACTTCACCATGGATGACAGGCCCAAGCACCTGGACGTCATCCGCAAGAGCTACTTCAGCAAAG AGAGCAGTAGGCCAGAGAAGAGGGAGATCAAGTGTCCCACCCCTGGGTGTGATGGGACGGGTCACGTCACTGGTCTTTACCCCCACCACCGCAGCCTGTCAGGCTGTCCGCACAAGGACAGGATCCCCCCGGAGA TTCTGGCCATGCATGAGAATGTGCTGAAGTGTCCAACCCCCGGCTGTACCGGTCAGGGCCATGTTAACAGCAACCGTAACACACATCGCAG TCTTTCTGGATGCCCCATTGCTGCTGCAGAGAAGCTGTCCAAGGGCCACGATAAGCAGCTTCTCTCTCAGCCAGGCGCCGAGCACCTCAAAGGAAGTCCCAACGACAGAGTGTTAAG GCCCATGTGCTTTGTGAAGCAGCTGGAGGTGCCCCAGTATGGCAGCTACCGGCCCAACATGGCGCCTGCCACGCCTCGCGCCAACCTGGCCAAGGAGCTGGAGAAGTACTCCAAGGTGTCCTTCGATTATGCAGCCTTCGACGCTCAAGTGTTCGGGAAGCGCATGCTTGCTCCAAAGATGCCCACCAGCGAAACATCACCCACAGCCTTCAAAA CTAAGCCCTCGTTCCCCAAGTCCCCGTCACCCAGCCTCAGTCTCCATGGTTACGGGAAGAGCTCCTCCTTGGCCTACGACTACTCCCACGATGCCGAGGCCGCTCACATGGCTGCCACTGCCATCCTGAACCTGTCTACACGCTGCTGGGAGAAACCTGAGAACCTCAGCACCAAACCCCCAAACAAG GAAATAAACATTGAGGTGGACGAGAACGGCACCCTGGACCTGAGTATGAAGAAGCCCATTAAACGTGAGGGCAGTCTGTCCGGCACCAGCCCCGGGGTTCGGTCCCCGgacccttcctcctcctcttcctcactccATCATGGTGGAAGCAGCGGGATGACATCACCAAACCTAAACGCCTACAAGCAGGAGGAGTGGGAGGGACCTCTGGATTACACCAAACCCAACCGCCAAAGGGAGGAGGAAATGGACGAG ATGGAGCACACAGGCCAGTCGTTTGTCTCGTCAGACGCAGAGGACTGTGACATGATGCAGGACTGTCTGGAAGACAGGAAGTACCCGGGAGAGGTTACAACTCCAAGCTTCAAAGTCAAGTTCCAGCCCAAGGATAGCAAGAAAGAGCTGCTCTC CTGCCCTACACCTGGTTGTGATGGCAGTGGTCACATCACCGGAAACTATGCTTCCCATCGCAG ATGTCCCACTCTAGGATGTGACGGCTCGGGTCACATCACGGGAAACTACTCCTCCCACAGAag TCTCTCTGGGTGCCCGCGTGCCAAGAAAAGTGGAATTAAAACTCCTACCAAGGACAACCAGGAGGACTCCGAGCTTTTAAA ATGCCCAGTGCCAGGCTGCGACAGTTTGGGTCACATCAGTGGGAAGTACGCCACACACCGTAGCGCCTACGGGTGTCCGCTGGCGGCACGCAGACAGAAGGAGGGTCACCTGAACGGCACACCCTTCAACTGGAAGGCCTTCAAGACAGAGGGGCCTACCTGTCCCACCCCAGGTTGTGATGGCTCCGGGCATGCTAACGGAAGCTTCCTCACGCACCGCAG CCTCTCAGGATGTCCCAGAGCCTTGTTTCCAAAGAAGAAGGCCAAGTACCCCTCAGAGGACTACCTGAGCAACAAGTTCAGGGCCAGTGATG TTTTGGACAACGATGAGGACATCAAGCAGCTCAACAAAGAAATTAACGACCTCAATGAATCCAACAATGAAATGGAGGCTGACATGGTCAACCTGCAGACTCAG ATCTCCTCCATGGAGATGAACCTGAAGAGCATTGAGCACGAGAACAAGATGATCGAGGAGCAGAACGAGGCTCTGTTCATGGAGCTGTCTGGGCTCAGCCGCGCTCTGATCCGCAGCCTGGCTAATGTACGCCTGCCACACATG CAGGGACCAATCACGGAGCAGAACTTCGACAGCTACGTGAGCACCCTGACCGACATGTACACCAACAAGGACTGCTTCCAGAGCCCCGAGAACAAAGCTCTGCTGGAGAGCATCAACAAAGCTGTAAAAGGCATCAAAGTCTGA
- the myt1b gene encoding myelin transcription factor 1 isoform X2, translating into MVMYSQILHLKLNGSSLAVLPRADRHQATRDGEFSEKENEFRGELVNQRWTRGERTSSRCQASQRLQSRRPIMMSVEGDDKRTRTRSKGIRVPIELVGQELSCPTPGCNGSGHISGRYSRHRSILGCPIARKRRLEEAEAEQEHEQDAEHPASKRRSHPLKLALDEGFSVGSDSGSEAEGEKDGEKAGETREKEEEEEEKEEEREAAAEVERQEMTEDLTQDGQTSGQEEETQMEEEEERGEEATYQKEENTFAADEEECVIIEPELGAAPPPTKKCQSHSQCTEEVANSLLHLGRVSGNSAPTVAVHQPVAVKTEEDVAVAAERGEEVKDHQEGDMNEGQEEEEVARRVQVLEESFVLQKEAAEVEEEELEEENEEVENEKECPERINHVSQENHQYLPEDVRHEQNKEEEEEEEEEEEMAAPAQQRRGTPAEEEEDEERDEEDHREVNHILPISDAPTAIRTITSTAAAQGTHITAGDHRASPLEDYNSHRASPLENYNTNRASPLNKYDSHKPSPLQNYKASPPLSYSSHRASPLEEYITSLRGENYKIHKAASSASPDIIEVRSDRSEERDFDDVDGDDEHDDEDSLSQRSTVTDESEMFDITRGNLGLLEQAIALKAEQVKPAGPRELLRAPDIHHQRYFTMDDRPKHLDVIRKSYFSKESSRPEKREIKCPTPGCDGTGHVTGLYPHHRSLSGCPHKDRIPPEILAMHENVLKCPTPGCTGQGHVNSNRNTHRSLSGCPIAAAEKLSKGHDKQLLSQPGAEHLKGSPNDRVLRPMCFVKQLEVPQYGSYRPNMAPATPRANLAKELEKYSKVSFDYAAFDAQVFGKRMLAPKMPTSETSPTAFKTKPSFPKSPSPSLSLHGYGKSSSLAYDYSHDAEAAHMAATAILNLSTRCWEKPENLSTKPPNKEINIEVDENGTLDLSMKKPIKREGSLSGTSPGVRSPDPSSSSSSLHHGGSSGMTSPNLNAYKQEEWEGPLDYTKPNRQREEEMDEMEHTGQSFVSSDAEDCDMMQDCLEDRKYPGEVTTPSFKVKFQPKDSKKELLSCPTPGCDGSGHITGNYASHRRCPTLGCDGSGHITGNYSSHRSLSGCPRAKKSGIKTPTKDNQEDSELLKCPVPGCDSLGHISGKYATHRSAYGCPLAARRQKEGHLNGTPFNWKAFKTEGPTCPTPGCDGSGHANGSFLTHRSLSGCPRALFPKKKAKYPSEDYLSNKFRASDVLDNDEDIKQLNKEINDLNESNNEMEADMVNLQTQISSMEMNLKSIEHENKMIEEQNEALFMELSGLSRALIRSLANVRLPHMGPITEQNFDSYVSTLTDMYTNKDCFQSPENKALLESINKAVKGIKV; encoded by the exons CATTCTGGGTTGCCCCATAGCCAGAAAGCGCCGTCTAGAGGAAGCAGAGGCCGAGCAGGAGCACGAGCAGGACGCAGAGCATCCTGCCTCCAAGAGGAGGTCCCACCCCCTGAAACTGGCCCTGGACGAGGGCTTCAGCGTGGGAAGCGACAGCGGCAGTGAGGCCGAGGGCGAGAAGGATGGAGAGAAAGCAGGAGAGACcagggagaaggaggaagaggaggaggagaaggaggaagagagggaggccGCTGCAGAGGTGGAGAGACAGGAGATGACAGAAGACCTGACGCAGGATGGACAAACAAgtggacaggaggaggagacacagatggaggaggaagaggagaggggagaagaAGCGACATATCAGAAGGAGGAGAACACATTCGCAGCTGATGAAG AGGAGTGTGTGATCATCGAGCCTGAGCTCGGAGCAGCGCCGCCCCCAACCAAGAAGTGTCAGTCTCACTCCCAGTGCACCGAAGAGGTGGCCAACTCTCTCCTCCACCTCGGCCGAGTCTCCGGCAACAGTGCACCAACTGTGGCCGTTCATCAGCCTGTTGCTGTGAAGACGGAGGAGGATGTCGCCGTGGCAGCGGAACGGGGTGAAGAAGTAAAGGACCATCAggagggggacatgaatgaggggcaagaggaggaggaggtggcacGCAGAGTTCAAGTACTGGAAGAGTCATTTGTTCTGCAGAAGGAGGCAGCTgaagtggaggaagaggagttgGAGGAGGAGAACGAGGAGGTAGAAAATGAGAAAGAGTGCCCAGAAAGGATCAACCATGTGAGCCAGGAGAACCACCAATATCTGCCCGAAGATGTCCGCCATGAACAGAacaaggaagaagaggaggaggaggaggaggaagaagagatggCAGCGCCAGCACAGCAAAGGCGGGGCACTCcagcagaagaagaggaggatgaagagagagatgaagaggaccACCGGGAGGTGAACCACATTCTGCCCATTTCTGACGCGCCAACTGCCATCCGCACCATCACCAGCACCGCCGCAGCTCAGGGAACACACATCACGGCTGGAGACCACAGGGCCAGTCCTCTGGAGGACTACAACTCACACAGGGCGAGTCCCCTtgagaactacaacaccaacaGAGCCAGTCCGCTCAACAAATATGACTCTCATAAACCTAGCCCGCTTCAAAACTACAAGGCCAGCCCTCCTTTAAGCTACAGCTCTCACAGGGCCAGTCCACTAGAGGAATACATAACCAGCCTTCGAGGCGAGAACTATAAAATCCACAAAGCCGCGTCCTCCGCCTCTCCTGACATTATTGAGGTGCGATCAGACAGGTCCGAGGAGAGAGACTTTGACGACGTGGACGGGGACGACGAGCACGATGACGAAGACAGCCTGTCACAGCGCTCCACGGTGACGGACGAGTCAGAGATGTTTGACATTACCCGAGGGAACCTGGGCCTGCTGGAGCAAGCCATCGCCCTGAAGGCAGAGCAGGTGAAGCCAGCCGGGCCCAGAGAGCTGCTCCGCGCCCCAGATATCCACCACCAGCGATACTTCACCATGGATGACAGGCCCAAGCACCTGGACGTCATCCGCAAGAGCTACTTCAGCAAAG AGAGCAGTAGGCCAGAGAAGAGGGAGATCAAGTGTCCCACCCCTGGGTGTGATGGGACGGGTCACGTCACTGGTCTTTACCCCCACCACCGCAGCCTGTCAGGCTGTCCGCACAAGGACAGGATCCCCCCGGAGA TTCTGGCCATGCATGAGAATGTGCTGAAGTGTCCAACCCCCGGCTGTACCGGTCAGGGCCATGTTAACAGCAACCGTAACACACATCGCAG TCTTTCTGGATGCCCCATTGCTGCTGCAGAGAAGCTGTCCAAGGGCCACGATAAGCAGCTTCTCTCTCAGCCAGGCGCCGAGCACCTCAAAGGAAGTCCCAACGACAGAGTGTTAAG GCCCATGTGCTTTGTGAAGCAGCTGGAGGTGCCCCAGTATGGCAGCTACCGGCCCAACATGGCGCCTGCCACGCCTCGCGCCAACCTGGCCAAGGAGCTGGAGAAGTACTCCAAGGTGTCCTTCGATTATGCAGCCTTCGACGCTCAAGTGTTCGGGAAGCGCATGCTTGCTCCAAAGATGCCCACCAGCGAAACATCACCCACAGCCTTCAAAA CTAAGCCCTCGTTCCCCAAGTCCCCGTCACCCAGCCTCAGTCTCCATGGTTACGGGAAGAGCTCCTCCTTGGCCTACGACTACTCCCACGATGCCGAGGCCGCTCACATGGCTGCCACTGCCATCCTGAACCTGTCTACACGCTGCTGGGAGAAACCTGAGAACCTCAGCACCAAACCCCCAAACAAG GAAATAAACATTGAGGTGGACGAGAACGGCACCCTGGACCTGAGTATGAAGAAGCCCATTAAACGTGAGGGCAGTCTGTCCGGCACCAGCCCCGGGGTTCGGTCCCCGgacccttcctcctcctcttcctcactccATCATGGTGGAAGCAGCGGGATGACATCACCAAACCTAAACGCCTACAAGCAGGAGGAGTGGGAGGGACCTCTGGATTACACCAAACCCAACCGCCAAAGGGAGGAGGAAATGGACGAG ATGGAGCACACAGGCCAGTCGTTTGTCTCGTCAGACGCAGAGGACTGTGACATGATGCAGGACTGTCTGGAAGACAGGAAGTACCCGGGAGAGGTTACAACTCCAAGCTTCAAAGTCAAGTTCCAGCCCAAGGATAGCAAGAAAGAGCTGCTCTC CTGCCCTACACCTGGTTGTGATGGCAGTGGTCACATCACCGGAAACTATGCTTCCCATCGCAG ATGTCCCACTCTAGGATGTGACGGCTCGGGTCACATCACGGGAAACTACTCCTCCCACAGAag TCTCTCTGGGTGCCCGCGTGCCAAGAAAAGTGGAATTAAAACTCCTACCAAGGACAACCAGGAGGACTCCGAGCTTTTAAA ATGCCCAGTGCCAGGCTGCGACAGTTTGGGTCACATCAGTGGGAAGTACGCCACACACCGTAGCGCCTACGGGTGTCCGCTGGCGGCACGCAGACAGAAGGAGGGTCACCTGAACGGCACACCCTTCAACTGGAAGGCCTTCAAGACAGAGGGGCCTACCTGTCCCACCCCAGGTTGTGATGGCTCCGGGCATGCTAACGGAAGCTTCCTCACGCACCGCAG CCTCTCAGGATGTCCCAGAGCCTTGTTTCCAAAGAAGAAGGCCAAGTACCCCTCAGAGGACTACCTGAGCAACAAGTTCAGGGCCAGTGATG TTTTGGACAACGATGAGGACATCAAGCAGCTCAACAAAGAAATTAACGACCTCAATGAATCCAACAATGAAATGGAGGCTGACATGGTCAACCTGCAGACTCAG ATCTCCTCCATGGAGATGAACCTGAAGAGCATTGAGCACGAGAACAAGATGATCGAGGAGCAGAACGAGGCTCTGTTCATGGAGCTGTCTGGGCTCAGCCGCGCTCTGATCCGCAGCCTGGCTAATGTACGCCTGCCACACATG GGACCAATCACGGAGCAGAACTTCGACAGCTACGTGAGCACCCTGACCGACATGTACACCAACAAGGACTGCTTCCAGAGCCCCGAGAACAAAGCTCTGCTGGAGAGCATCAACAAAGCTGTAAAAGGCATCAAAGTCTGA